A genomic window from Ideonella sp. WA131b includes:
- a CDS encoding type II toxin-antitoxin system HigB family toxin — protein sequence MRVIALSTLKAFWADGALYQDAQQPALAWYRDVLKADWATPAAVKTQFRTASILKDGRVVFNLAGNKYRLVVWVNYPYRVVYIRFIGTHRQYDAIDAQTI from the coding sequence ATGCGCGTCATTGCCCTGTCCACCCTGAAGGCGTTCTGGGCCGATGGGGCGCTGTACCAGGACGCGCAACAGCCGGCGTTGGCCTGGTATCGCGACGTGCTGAAGGCCGACTGGGCCACGCCGGCTGCAGTGAAGACCCAGTTCCGCACGGCCAGCATCCTGAAGGACGGGCGGGTGGTGTTCAACCTGGCTGGCAACAAGTACCGGCTGGTCGTGTGGGTCAACTACCCGTACCGGGTGGTGTACATCCGCTTCATTGGCACGCACCGGCAATACGACGCGATCGACGCGCAGACGATCTGA
- a CDS encoding transcriptional regulator, whose amino-acid sequence MDIKPIRTKADYRAALKAVDSLMGAKARSLEGDRLDVLVTLIEGYERQHFPMDLPDAVEAIKFRMEQQGLTPKDLEPLIGRSNRVYEVLNRRRGLTLPMIQKLHAGLGIPAESLLRQTVLVPAAR is encoded by the coding sequence ATGGACATCAAACCGATCCGCACCAAGGCCGATTACCGGGCCGCCTTGAAGGCCGTCGATTCGCTGATGGGGGCCAAAGCGCGTTCGCTCGAAGGCGACCGGCTGGATGTGCTGGTGACGCTGATCGAGGGCTATGAGCGCCAGCACTTCCCGATGGATCTGCCCGACGCCGTGGAAGCCATCAAGTTCCGTATGGAGCAGCAGGGACTGACTCCCAAGGACCTCGAACCCCTCATCGGGCGCAGCAATCGTGTGTACGAGGTGCTGAACCGCAGGCGCGGCCTGACGCTGCCGATGATCCAGAAGCTGCATGCAGGGCTTGGCATTCCTGCGGAGAGCTTGCTCCGGCAAACCGTGTTGGTACCCGCGGCGCGTTGA
- a CDS encoding type I restriction endonuclease subunit R translates to MSDGSGKSAVLVAREASAGYGELALVEMPAIDLLASLGWSFKNLYAETFGELGSEGRESETQVILTRRLRAALVALNPGLPADAYAQAVEQLAQDRSKQIAVNANRDFYRMLKDGVKVKVPDERGGHSTETLRVIDWATPAHNEFFLASQMWVAGDMYRRRCDLLAFVNGLPLVFIELKKPAVPLRSAFDDNLRDYRGQSVPQLFHPNAFILLSNGSDTKVGTLTSAWEHFFDWKRVADEDEAGKVSLERALRGLLEPARLLDYIENFTVFEEGKGGLVKKTAKNHQVLGVNKSIARLVELRETEKLERKRLGVFWHTQGSGKSLSMVFFTQKVLRKVLGSCTFVIVTDREELDDQISKTFKATGATAREDVRATSGEHLKELLRGNERYIFTLIQKFRNEPGQPYPELSSRSDVIVITDEAHRSQYDIFALNMRNALPNAGFIGFTGTPLIKGEEERTREVFGDYVSVYDFARSIEDGATVPLYYENRIPEVQLTNQELNRDLEALLEAAELDEAQEKKLEREFGREYHIITREDRLEAIAKDLVAHFTGRGYRGKAMMVCIDKATAVRMFDKVQAHWKAEIARLKAALEQAQGDAREALIARIHLMQTTDMAVVVSQGQNEVEDLKAKGLDIVPHRQRMLKESLDEKFKEEKDDLRLVFVCAMWITGFDVPTCSTIYLDKPMRAHTLMQTIARANRVAPGKESGLIVDYVGIFRALQSALATYARPAAGGPGGPEGEAGGPILDKAELVAALNTALNEVAGFAQVRGVALEAIARAQGFVRIGLIDDAVEAFLGSEADKKHFLQLASRVSRLFKAILPDAAANELAPLSVLVSYLAAKIHAETDPPDISAVMSDVEALLNDSIATEGYHIGPASNPEALVNLSEIDFTALQAKFAQGHKRTEAEKLKRLIAGKLAAMVAVNASRMDLAEKFQALIDEYNAGSQNIEAFFEELKTFAQALSEEDQRGIAEGLTEEELALFDILTKPEPVLTKAEEAEVKKVCRELLSTLKREKLVLDWREKQQAKAGVMQALKVEMRRLPPAYTRDIRAEKMARAYAHVYDHYNGSGRSESPQ, encoded by the coding sequence GTGAGCGACGGTTCGGGCAAGAGCGCGGTACTCGTTGCCCGCGAGGCGTCTGCAGGCTATGGCGAGCTGGCGCTCGTCGAGATGCCGGCGATCGACCTGCTGGCATCGCTGGGCTGGAGCTTCAAGAACCTGTACGCAGAGACCTTCGGTGAACTGGGCAGCGAGGGCCGCGAAAGCGAAACCCAGGTCATCCTCACCCGCCGCCTGCGCGCGGCGCTGGTGGCGCTGAACCCCGGCTTGCCGGCCGACGCCTACGCGCAGGCCGTCGAGCAGCTTGCGCAGGACCGCTCCAAGCAGATCGCCGTCAACGCCAACCGCGACTTCTACCGGATGCTGAAAGACGGCGTGAAGGTGAAGGTGCCCGACGAGCGCGGTGGGCACAGCACCGAGACCCTGCGCGTGATCGACTGGGCCACGCCGGCCCACAACGAGTTCTTCCTGGCCTCGCAGATGTGGGTGGCCGGCGACATGTACCGCCGCCGCTGCGACCTGCTGGCCTTCGTCAACGGCCTGCCGCTGGTGTTCATCGAGCTGAAGAAGCCGGCGGTGCCTTTGAGAAGCGCCTTCGACGACAACCTGCGCGACTACCGCGGCCAGAGCGTGCCGCAGCTCTTCCACCCCAACGCCTTCATCTTGCTGAGCAACGGCTCCGACACCAAGGTCGGCACGCTCACCAGCGCCTGGGAGCATTTCTTCGACTGGAAGCGCGTGGCCGACGAAGACGAGGCCGGCAAGGTGAGCCTGGAGCGCGCGCTGCGCGGCCTGCTGGAGCCGGCGCGGCTGCTCGACTACATCGAGAACTTCACTGTCTTCGAGGAGGGCAAGGGCGGTCTCGTCAAGAAGACGGCCAAGAACCACCAGGTGCTGGGCGTCAACAAGTCCATCGCGCGGCTGGTGGAGCTGCGCGAGACGGAGAAGTTGGAACGCAAGCGCCTGGGCGTGTTCTGGCACACGCAAGGCTCGGGCAAGAGTTTGTCGATGGTGTTCTTCACGCAGAAGGTGCTGCGCAAGGTGCTGGGCAGCTGCACCTTCGTGATCGTGACCGACCGCGAGGAGCTGGACGACCAGATCAGCAAGACCTTCAAGGCCACCGGTGCCACCGCACGCGAGGACGTGCGCGCCACCAGCGGCGAGCACCTGAAGGAGCTGCTGCGCGGCAACGAGCGCTACATCTTTACGCTGATACAGAAGTTCAGGAACGAGCCGGGGCAGCCCTACCCGGAGCTGTCGAGCCGATCGGACGTGATCGTCATCACCGACGAGGCGCACCGCAGCCAGTACGACATCTTTGCGCTGAACATGCGCAACGCGCTGCCCAACGCCGGCTTCATCGGCTTCACCGGCACGCCGCTGATCAAGGGCGAGGAGGAGCGCACGCGCGAGGTCTTCGGCGACTACGTCAGCGTCTACGACTTCGCGCGCTCTATCGAAGACGGCGCCACGGTGCCGCTGTACTACGAGAACCGCATCCCCGAGGTGCAGCTCACCAACCAGGAACTGAATCGCGACCTGGAGGCGCTGCTCGAAGCGGCCGAGTTGGATGAAGCGCAGGAGAAGAAGCTCGAGCGCGAGTTCGGCCGCGAGTACCACATCATCACCCGCGAAGACCGGCTGGAGGCCATCGCCAAGGACCTGGTGGCGCACTTCACCGGCCGCGGCTACCGCGGCAAGGCCATGATGGTGTGCATCGACAAGGCCACCGCGGTGCGCATGTTCGACAAGGTGCAGGCGCATTGGAAGGCCGAGATTGCGCGGCTGAAGGCGGCGCTGGAGCAGGCCCAAGGCGATGCGCGCGAGGCGCTGATCGCGCGCATCCACCTGATGCAGACCACCGACATGGCCGTGGTGGTGAGCCAGGGCCAGAACGAGGTGGAAGACCTCAAAGCCAAGGGCCTGGACATCGTGCCGCACCGGCAGCGCATGCTGAAGGAGAGCCTGGACGAGAAGTTCAAGGAGGAGAAAGACGACTTGCGGCTGGTTTTTGTGTGCGCAATGTGGATCACCGGCTTCGACGTGCCAACCTGCTCGACGATCTACCTGGACAAGCCCATGCGGGCGCACACGCTGATGCAGACCATCGCGCGGGCCAACCGCGTGGCGCCCGGCAAGGAGAGCGGGCTGATCGTGGACTACGTCGGCATCTTCCGGGCGCTGCAGAGCGCGCTGGCCACGTATGCGCGGCCGGCCGCTGGCGGGCCGGGTGGGCCTGAGGGCGAGGCTGGCGGGCCGATCCTCGACAAGGCCGAGCTGGTGGCGGCGCTGAATACCGCGCTGAACGAGGTGGCGGGCTTCGCCCAGGTTCGCGGTGTTGCCTTGGAGGCCATCGCCCGGGCGCAGGGCTTTGTGCGCATCGGCCTGATCGACGACGCCGTCGAAGCGTTCTTGGGCAGCGAGGCGGACAAGAAGCACTTCCTGCAGCTCGCCAGCCGGGTATCGCGTCTGTTTAAGGCCATCCTGCCCGACGCGGCCGCCAACGAATTGGCGCCGCTGTCGGTGTTGGTGTCGTACCTGGCAGCCAAGATCCACGCCGAGACCGACCCGCCCGACATCAGCGCGGTGATGAGCGACGTGGAGGCACTGCTCAACGACTCGATCGCCACCGAGGGCTATCACATCGGCCCGGCCAGCAACCCCGAGGCGCTGGTGAACCTGTCTGAGATCGACTTCACCGCGCTGCAGGCCAAGTTCGCCCAGGGGCACAAGCGCACCGAGGCCGAGAAGCTGAAGCGTCTGATCGCGGGCAAGCTGGCCGCGATGGTGGCGGTGAATGCGTCCCGCATGGACCTGGCCGAGAAGTTCCAGGCGCTGATCGACGAGTACAACGCCGGCAGCCAGAACATCGAGGCGTTCTTCGAGGAGCTGAAAACCTTCGCCCAGGCGCTGAGCGAGGAGGATCAGCGCGGCATCGCCGAGGGGCTGACCGAGGAGGAGCTGGCGCTGTTCGACATCCTGACCAAGCCCGAGCCGGTGTTGACCAAGGCCGAGGAGGCTGAGGTCAAGAAGGTGTGCCGTGAGCTGCTGTCGACGCTGAAGCGGGAGAAGCTGGTGCTGGACTGGCGGGAGAAGCAGCAGGCGAAGGCGGGGGTGATGCAGGCGCTGAAAGTGGAGATGCGGCGGTTGCCGCCGGCGTACACACGGGACATCCGAGCCGAGAAGATGGCACGGGCGTATGCGCATGTGTACGACCACTACAACGGATCGGGCCGAAGTGAGTCTCCGCAATAG